DNA sequence from the Acidobacteriota bacterium genome:
GATCTCGTGTTCGCGTCCTACGGCGCTCTTTGCTGGCTCAGCGATCTGAAGCGATGGGCCGGCGGTATTCGCGATGTTCTGGCACCGGGCGGGCAGTTGGTCGTGATGGAGTTCCATCCGGTGGCGATGATGCTGGATCGGGACTGGACCGTTCGCCACCCCTACGGGACCGGCGGCGTGCGTCAAGTACTCGAGGAGGGGATCGGCGACTACGTCGCGGACTCCGGCGGAGGTTTGACGCCATCGGGGCATGTCGAAGGTGTGCGGGCGTTCAGTAATCCGGAACGTTGCGTCGAGTACGCCTGGTCGATGGGGCAGATCCTGACGGCGATCTCGTCAGCGGGACTCCATGTCGATCGATTCGAGGAATACCCCTATGTCAACGGGTGCACGATCTGGGACGATCTTCGCCCTCGAGAGGGTCGTCGTTACGATCTCCCCGAAGGGATGCCGTCGATTCCGTTGATGTTCGGTCTGCAGGCGGGGATCGGCTCTTGAACCGTCGGCAACAGATCGCTACCCTGTGCCGGTCGCGAGACGACGCG
Encoded proteins:
- a CDS encoding class I SAM-dependent methyltransferase, giving the protein MSRADHEQNRRSWNEATRAHNSHKRDEAAFLRDGGSTLFPEELDLLGPLAGRRLLHLQCNSGQDSLSLAALGADVLGVDISDVAIEHARTLSEESGIAARFERQDVYDWLENASERFDLVFASYGALCWLSDLKRWAGGIRDVLAPGGQLVVMEFHPVAMMLDRDWTVRHPYGTGGVRQVLEEGIGDYVADSGGGLTPSGHVEGVRAFSNPERCVEYAWSMGQILTAISSAGLHVDRFEEYPYVNGCTIWDDLRPREGRRYDLPEGMPSIPLMFGLQAGIGS